In Streptomyces sp. NBC_00683, the DNA window TTCTCCCCGCCGAGCGGCTCGCCCGGCCGCTTGAACAGGTCGGGACCGGTCACCGCGGTCGCCTGAGCGCCGGCGAGCGCGGACTCCAGCTCGGCGATGCGAGCGTCCCGCTCGGCGAGCTCGGCGCCGAGCCTGCCCAGCGCATCGTCCACCTCCGCCATGCGGTAGCCGCGCACCGCCAGCGGCAGCCGCAGGACCTCGATATCCGCGCGGCCGACCGGG includes these proteins:
- a CDS encoding DivIVA domain-containing protein, producing MFWFLLLTMAVVVAAVTLAVVGGGGSAVLQDVEPERLTDPLPTNRPVGRADIEVLRLPLAVRGYRMAEVDDALGRLGAELAERDARIAELESALAGAQATAVTGPDLFKRPGEPLGGENGRDSAGDDSRDNGRPPGEEGPR